CAATCATCCTCTAAGTATCTAGCATGAGTGCTGATGAGCACTTTTTGCTCCTTTGGATGATAAAACATGCCACCTCTCGTTCCCTTAGGATACCCAATGAAGTAGCACATTTCTGATCTGGGTTCTAGCTTGGTAGCTTTATCATTCAGTACATAAGCTGGACAACCCCAAATGTGGATATGATTTAAACTAGGTTTTCGACCTGTCCACATTTCTTGGGGTGTCTTAGGTACTGACTTAGATGGTACCAGATTTAAAATGTATGCTGCTGCTTCTAAGGCATAACCCCAAAAAGATATAGGTAGGGTTGCATGACTCATCATGGACCTTACCATATCAAGAAGGGTACGGTTTCTTCTCTCTGCTACACCATTTTGCTGGGGTGTACCCGGTGCAGACAACTGAGACACAATCCCTTGTTGCGTGAGGTACTCCTTGAACTCACCTAGGA
Above is a window of Pseudodesulfovibrio sp. JC047 DNA encoding:
- a CDS encoding DDE-type integrase/transposase/recombinase — translated: NKLAKGGYEYYITFTDDYSRYGYVYLMRRKSEAFDKFKQFKAEAELQLGKHIKALRSDRGGEYLLGEFKEYLTQQGIVSQLSAPGTPQQNGVAERRNRTLLDMVRSMMSHATLPISFWGYALEAAAYILNLVPSKSVPKTPQEMWTGRKPSLNHIHIWGCPAYVLNDKATKLEPRSEMCYFIGYPKGTRGGMFYHPKEQKVLISTHARYLEDD